One segment of Niallia sp. Man26 DNA contains the following:
- the ltrA gene encoding group II intron reverse transcriptase/maturase, which produces MRDKRLPIKSETQLREKLDNLYEISSNSNKPFFNLVEIMKEEQTIKTAIHNIKSNKGSFTHGIDKKDINHFLQMEYGELIKIIREVIDNYKPAPVRRVWIPKSNGKKRPLGIPIILDRIIQELVRIVIEPIAEAKFFKHSYGFRPYRSAEHAIARVINIIRQSKTYYAVEGDIKSYFDNINHNKLINILWGIGIRDKRILTLVKKMLKAGIMEDGHIQKSDSGTPQGGIISPLLANIYLNSFDRLIAKEYEEHPARYSLKDYKNKGIAKVKKRHEPCFLIRYADDWIILTKTKKNAERLLLKTEKYYQHVLKIELSKEKTFITDLREQRMTFLGFDIFAEKSRLKNSIVGKAVPNPIKFHAKTANVKRKIRNIRFNTNPWDIAKEIETINMELIGISNYYKIANSAKLFSKQDSMLYHSMCKSFSKLYKGRNYREWLIPANKLDNRTDRHKDSAAERPYIEVDSVKIGLTKLSYTKCIKALNFKPEMTPYTKHGRILYEKESERKLKRARPTIYDESYMNNIVLRKLKHTGTSSDKYNFEFVLNRDYACNRDKGKCKACGRNVTSTIVHCHHINPKLPIDKVNKLNNLATLCKTCHSKIHMKELDEKDVKVYKKLSKYREIINN; this is translated from the coding sequence ATGAGGGATAAAAGACTACCTATCAAAAGTGAAACACAACTCAGAGAAAAACTAGATAATCTATATGAAATTAGCAGCAATTCAAACAAACCGTTCTTCAACCTAGTTGAAATTATGAAGGAAGAGCAAACCATTAAAACAGCCATTCACAATATTAAAAGCAACAAGGGCAGTTTTACTCACGGTATTGATAAAAAGGACATAAATCACTTTCTACAAATGGAATATGGGGAGTTAATTAAAATCATTCGTGAAGTGATTGATAATTACAAACCTGCTCCAGTCAGACGTGTTTGGATACCAAAGTCTAACGGTAAGAAAAGACCTCTGGGGATACCGATTATATTAGATAGAATCATTCAAGAATTGGTCAGAATCGTAATCGAGCCTATAGCAGAGGCAAAATTCTTTAAACATAGTTATGGTTTTAGACCTTATCGTTCAGCGGAACATGCAATCGCTAGAGTGATTAACATAATAAGACAAAGCAAAACTTATTATGCAGTTGAAGGTGACATCAAAAGCTACTTTGACAACATTAATCATAACAAACTGATAAACATATTATGGGGCATAGGAATAAGGGATAAACGAATCTTAACGCTTGTAAAAAAGATGCTTAAGGCAGGAATCATGGAAGATGGACATATCCAAAAATCTGATTCCGGAACTCCTCAAGGTGGAATTATTTCTCCCTTGTTAGCCAACATCTATCTCAACTCCTTTGACCGGTTAATTGCAAAAGAATACGAGGAGCACCCGGCTAGATATTCCCTGAAAGACTATAAAAACAAAGGAATTGCAAAAGTTAAGAAACGTCATGAACCTTGCTTCCTCATAAGATACGCTGATGATTGGATAATATTAACTAAAACAAAGAAAAATGCCGAAAGACTATTACTCAAAACTGAGAAGTATTACCAACATGTACTGAAAATCGAACTATCCAAAGAAAAAACATTCATTACTGATTTAAGGGAACAAAGAATGACATTCTTGGGATTCGACATATTTGCAGAGAAGTCAAGATTAAAAAATAGCATAGTAGGTAAAGCGGTACCTAATCCGATAAAATTCCATGCAAAAACTGCTAATGTTAAAAGGAAAATCAGAAACATTAGATTCAATACCAATCCTTGGGATATTGCTAAGGAAATTGAAACTATCAATATGGAACTAATAGGTATCAGCAATTACTACAAAATAGCCAATAGCGCAAAACTGTTCAGCAAACAAGACAGCATGCTATATCACTCTATGTGTAAATCTTTTTCTAAACTATACAAAGGAAGAAACTATCGAGAATGGTTGATTCCTGCCAATAAACTAGACAATAGAACTGATAGGCATAAAGATAGCGCAGCTGAAAGACCTTATATCGAAGTGGACTCGGTGAAAATAGGATTGACGAAGTTATCTTATACAAAATGTATAAAGGCACTAAACTTCAAACCAGAAATGACACCATACACGAAACATGGAAGAATATTATATGAAAAGGAATCTGAACGTAAATTAAAGAGAGCTAGACCTACAATCTACGATGAAAGTTATATGAATAATATTGTACTTCGTAAATTAAAGCATACAGGAACTAGTTCAGATAAATACAACTTTGAATTTGTTTTAAACAGGGACTACGCATGTAACAGGGATAAAGGTAAATGCAAAGCTTGTGGAAGGAACGTAACTTCTACTATTGTGCATTGCCATCATATAAACCCCAAACTTCCAATAGATAAGGTGAACAAATTAAACAATTTGGCTACACTATGCAAAACATGTCACTCTAAAATTCATATGAAAGAATTAGACGAAAAGGACGTAAAAGTTTACAAAAAACTAAGTAAATATAGAGAGATTATAAATAACTAG